One Cellulosimicrobium protaetiae genomic region harbors:
- a CDS encoding DoxX family protein, translated as MSASTSTSSPPDSPAQPTTPAPTTAVAAPVTQETVVTRASARRALALARLGGAVVFLWPFTDKLLGLGYATPAERAWLAGGAPTQGYLQNGVQGPLASTFTSIAGPVTDWLFMLGLLGVGLALLLGIGLRVAAVSGGVLFALLWLSQWPLAAGSTNPVVDSHLVVILLLAVLATTLAGDTWGLGRRWAALPFVRRAAWLR; from the coding sequence ATGTCCGCGTCCACCAGCACGTCCTCACCGCCCGACAGCCCGGCGCAGCCGACCACGCCGGCGCCGACCACGGCCGTCGCCGCGCCCGTCACCCAGGAGACCGTCGTCACCCGTGCGTCCGCACGGCGGGCGCTGGCGCTCGCACGCCTCGGTGGGGCCGTCGTCTTCCTGTGGCCGTTCACCGACAAGCTCCTCGGCCTCGGGTACGCGACGCCCGCCGAGCGCGCGTGGCTCGCGGGTGGCGCCCCGACCCAGGGCTACCTGCAGAACGGTGTCCAGGGACCGCTCGCGAGCACGTTCACCTCGATCGCCGGCCCGGTCACGGACTGGCTCTTCATGCTGGGACTGCTCGGCGTCGGGCTCGCGCTGCTGCTCGGGATCGGGCTGCGCGTCGCGGCCGTGAGCGGAGGCGTGCTCTTCGCGCTCCTGTGGCTGTCGCAGTGGCCTCTTGCGGCCGGGTCGACCAACCCGGTGGTGGACTCGCACCTTGTCGTCATCCTGCTGCTCGCCGTCCTCGCGACGACGCTCGCGGGCGACACGTGGGGCCTCGGCCGGCGCTGGGC